From Piliocolobus tephrosceles isolate RC106 chromosome 16, ASM277652v3, whole genome shotgun sequence, the proteins below share one genomic window:
- the LOC111520840 gene encoding 60S ribosomal protein L22, with translation MAPVKKLVAKGGKKKKQVLKFTLDCTHPVEDGIMDAANFEQFLQERIKVNGKAGNLGGGVVTIERSKSKITVTSEVPFSKRYLKYLTKKYLKKNNLRDWLRIVANSKESYELRYFQINQDEEEEEDED, from the coding sequence ATGGCTCCAGTGAAAAAACTTGTGGCGAAGGGGggcaaaaaaaagaagcaggttcTGAAGTTCACTCTTGATTGCACCCACCCTGTAGAAGATGGAATCATGGATGCTGCCAATTTTGAGCAGTTTTTGCAAGAAAGGATCAAAGTGAACGGAAAAGCTGGGAACCTTGGTGGAGGGGTGGTGACCATTGAAAGGAGCAAGAGCAAGATCACCGTGACATCTGAGGTGCCTTTCTCCAAAAGGTATTTGAAATATCTcaccaaaaaatatttgaagaagaatAATCTACGTGACTGGTTGCGCATAGTTGCTAACAGCAAAGAGAGTTACGAATTACGTTACTTCCAGATTAACCAGGacgaagaagaggaggaagatgaggattaa